One part of the Cytophagales bacterium genome encodes these proteins:
- a CDS encoding capsular biosynthesis protein: MHSHILPGLDDGSGNPDESIEMIKVLIGLGFKKLITTPHIMGDYYKNTPEIILSKLNELKEIIKERKIDIVLEKAAEYYLDEWFIQKLKNEEKLLTFGDNYLLFETSYLNEPVMLNEAIFLMRSAGYKPIIGHPERYTYLYSDFQKYKNLYEQEVLFQLNTISLSGYYSKMAKKIAHKLIDNNMIRFVGSDLHSTKQAALLKNAMKTKYYRKVLGLDLMNNRL; encoded by the coding sequence ATGCATTCACACATTTTGCCGGGCCTGGATGACGGCTCCGGTAATCCCGATGAATCTATTGAAATGATCAAAGTGCTGATAGGTTTGGGCTTCAAAAAGCTGATAACCACCCCTCACATTATGGGTGATTATTACAAAAATACCCCTGAAATAATATTATCAAAGCTTAATGAGTTGAAAGAGATCATTAAAGAAAGAAAAATAGACATTGTACTGGAAAAAGCAGCAGAATATTACCTGGATGAATGGTTTATCCAAAAATTAAAAAATGAAGAAAAACTGCTGACTTTTGGTGATAATTACCTGCTTTTTGAAACGTCTTACCTGAATGAACCCGTCATGCTTAACGAAGCCATTTTCCTTATGAGATCTGCCGGATATAAACCCATAATAGGCCACCCCGAAAGATATACCTACCTTTATTCTGACTTTCAAAAATATAAAAACCTTTATGAGCAGGAAGTATTGTTCCAGTTAAATACCATTTCTTTATCGGGATATTATTCAAAGATGGCAAAAAAGATCGCTCATAAATTGATCGATAACAATATGATACGCTTTGTGGGCTCTGATCTTCATTCTACTAAACAAGCAGCGCTGCTCAAAAATGCTATGAAAACGAAGTATTACAGAAAGGTGTTGGGACTTGATTTAATGAATAATAGACTTTAG